The following are encoded in a window of Candidatus Hydrogenedens sp. genomic DNA:
- a CDS encoding 6-phosphogluconolactonase yields MVNIKVYSTYQELCRSAFQQVVSSVKRNSGALICVATGESPIGLYQFFPEQSELFKHIKILKLDEWGGIQPDDPSTCETYIKENIIQPLKLDENQLMGFQSDAKNTENECNRIKSLIQQHNGIDSCILGMGADGHIGLNFPADTIIPDAHVVPSHYLTHSMLDKAREKPTHGYTLGFKEILNSKEIILIVKGASKREALRLLNKGEITTHFPASLLLLSQNCTIYCDKDAYE; encoded by the coding sequence ATGGTTAACATAAAAGTATATTCTACATACCAAGAGTTATGTAGAAGTGCCTTTCAACAAGTAGTATCGTCTGTTAAAAGAAACTCAGGTGCATTAATCTGTGTGGCAACAGGTGAGAGCCCTATTGGGCTTTATCAATTTTTTCCAGAGCAATCTGAATTATTTAAGCATATAAAAATATTAAAATTAGATGAGTGGGGAGGAATACAACCTGATGATCCATCTACATGCGAAACTTATATAAAAGAAAATATTATCCAACCGCTGAAACTTGACGAAAACCAATTGATGGGATTTCAAAGTGATGCGAAAAACACTGAAAATGAATGCAATCGCATAAAAAGTTTGATACAACAACACAATGGTATTGATTCGTGTATTTTGGGAATGGGAGCCGATGGACATATCGGATTAAATTTTCCAGCAGATACAATTATTCCAGATGCACATGTTGTTCCATCACATTATTTAACTCATTCTATGTTGGATAAAGCCAGAGAGAAACCTACTCATGGATATACTCTTGGTTTTAAAGAAATACTAAACTCTAAGGAGATTATCTTAATAGTAAAGGGAGCGTCAAAAAGAGAGGCGTTAAGATTATTGAATAAAGGAGAGATTACAACTCATTTTCCAGCCTCATTACTATTACTCTCTCAAAATTGCACGATATATTGTGATAAAGATGCTTATGAATAG
- the nuoE gene encoding NADH-quinone oxidoreductase subunit NuoE: MCAHHNIQQSTDNWKEVEEFAKKALPVQIVKFIEECKKEPNPESKLIKILQLVQEHYGFLGKTQMDAVAQLLQVPMAKVSGVATFYHFFRLVPRGKYLIRVCLGTACYVKGAERVVDKLKEELGIQFGETTKDGLFSLEGTRCLGCCGLAPVVEINKEIFGQVTPDKIPAILEHYSEKETESQ, from the coding sequence ATGTGCGCACATCATAATATACAACAATCAACAGATAATTGGAAGGAAGTCGAAGAGTTTGCGAAAAAGGCACTTCCAGTACAAATTGTTAAATTCATTGAAGAATGCAAAAAAGAACCCAATCCCGAGAGCAAATTAATTAAGATACTCCAATTGGTTCAGGAACATTATGGTTTCCTTGGAAAAACACAGATGGATGCAGTGGCTCAATTATTGCAAGTGCCGATGGCAAAAGTATCAGGAGTTGCTACCTTTTACCACTTTTTCCGTCTTGTGCCACGAGGGAAATATCTTATTCGAGTTTGCCTGGGTACAGCCTGTTATGTAAAAGGTGCGGAACGGGTTGTAGATAAGTTAAAAGAAGAACTCGGAATACAATTTGGAGAAACAACAAAAGATGGATTATTTTCTCTTGAAGGGACACGGTGTTTAGGATGTTGCGGTTTAGCACCTGTTGTTGAAATTAATAAGGAAATATTTGGACAGGTTACACCGGATAAAATACCTGCAATTCTTGAACATTATTCAGAAAAAGAGACCGAGTCACAATAG